Genomic segment of Apium graveolens cultivar Ventura chromosome 7, ASM990537v1, whole genome shotgun sequence:
ATATATGGACAAAAAAACAAAATGGAAAACAGAGATTTACAAAAGTAATTAAGAAGAGCAGTCACTAAAAAAAGCTGAAAATCACAACTTTGAGAAAAAGATAAAATGTTTATGGGAGGTGGAAATTGAAAGAGCTGTCACTATGATGAGGCCACTGAGATTGACTCCAATATGCTTCATCAACGTTCCCTGTTAAATCAAATATTCCTCCATCACTATGATCCGCAACGTGCCACTCCACTCCCGTGAATCCCCCGTTGTTTATCTTAATCTCGCTTTCTTTTAACTCAATCTGAGATGTTTGATCTAAATATCCAGCACGCGTGTTATTATGCATCTGTTGCACCTGATCATCGTTTTGATTCCCCGATCTGAAAGTTGATGTGTCGTCAATGTTGTACCCTAAGGCAGACGTTGAGATCATCATATGTGTGAACATTGATCCAGCAATATTGTCCGGATCAATCAAGTTTTGGTTATCAAAACTAGTTTCTTTAGTTTGAGGTACAATAAACGGAGACTCCATCGTAGCAAAACTGAACATATTTGGACACGAATGCAACGATGTTGTAGCGGTGAGACTAGACCTCTCACTACTAGAATTCGAATCAGATTTTGTGACAGCAGCTTCGGCATCAGCAGTGGCCTCAGATGTGGATGATTTTTTAGTCTTAGAAGATCGCTTAGCCTTGCGAATACCGCCTCCAACAGGAACATTACGTAGAACACCGCCTTTAGTCCAGTAACGGCGACAGGCTTTACAGTAGAAACGAGGCTGGGAGAGATTGTAATTGTTGTAGTAACAGAATTTAGTGTTTAGTGAGTCGCAGCGTGGACATTTGAGGGCTTGCTGATGGTTGATTGTGTTGTTGGCTCGCAGTCTCCGATCGATGCCGCTGCTGAAAATGCTCATATCTTGCATTTTGTAAGAAGTTTGTACAAGGAAATTGTGAAGTGTAGAAGTGGTGGTGGTGATGGTGAATTTACATTTGCTGAGTTTTGAGTGTTTGTTTCTGTCACTAAATATTCCAAGCAACTGCTACTATACTATCACTCTAAGTTACCCTTATACCCCTTTGATCAATTCAATAGTAGGGTGTAAACGAGTCAAACTGTTCATGAGCTACTCGAGCTCGACTCGTAAAAATTTCAAATTTGGTTCGACATAATCGAGCCGAACTTGAGTTCGAGCTTTTCGAATTTTTAACCGTGCCGAGGTCGAGCTTCAAATTATTTGGCTCGTAAGGTTCGCAAGCCTTATCGAGcctctattatttttaatttttttattataaatatacttttatgtaaatatttaatatttattatatattatttatttattatcgagccgaactcgagtcgAACCTATCATATTTCaaatttttgttaatatttagtgAATTAATTCGAGTCTTCGAGCCGAACTCGAGGCTACTGAATCTTTTACGAGCCGAGCTTCGAACTTGAAATTAAAGGTTTCGTCGAGCTCGAGTCCGAACTATTTTAATCAAGTTCGAATCAAACCTGAACAATATTCGACTTGGTTCGACTCGATTACACCACAGTAATACAAGCACAAATTTACCAAACAATTAAACAGAactatttatgttttatttttaaaCGCTTGATATACGGCCTCATCCGCCCGATTGTTAATATTTGTGTGGGATATAAAAATCACGAAAAAAATATTATAGATAAGAAATTGAATAAGCTAATTGTACGTGGGGTGATCCTTAATAAACCGTTCGTACCGCGATCATCCCTAGTTATATGTAATAAAATTATAGAGAAAATATAATATTTGATATATATTAACAATTAGATAAGAAATGATCGGCATTTTAAATGtttgaaaaaaaattatacaCAATCAAATGAAACGGAGAAAATAAACGAAGCTAGTGAGTGTTTAACAAAAGTTGACCGTGCATGTTGGAGGAGATTGCATGGCTAAGAAACAACCGTCGGTTACCGATTGTTTGTAGTACGGTTGTTTTCTGCAACCGATTCATATTTTGATTCCTGCCACCTCCAAATCGTCCTTTGTCGGCATGTCGGCCAcctttcttttattattttcgtGATGATGATATCAATAATTTATCCTACTTGGCCCAAATACAAGAATTATAACACTCCATTATACATTTGTATTTGTAACTGTAGATATTATCTGAGGATTGAGGGTCGAATGGCTCAGGTGTTGCCACGTACTTGTTTCTGATT
This window contains:
- the LOC141675306 gene encoding dof zinc finger protein DOF5.4-like; its protein translation is MQDMSIFSSGIDRRLRANNTINHQQALKCPRCDSLNTKFCYYNNYNLSQPRFYCKACRRYWTKGGVLRNVPVGGGIRKAKRSSKTKKSSTSEATADAEAAVTKSDSNSSSERSSLTATTSLHSCPNMFSFATMESPFIVPQTKETSFDNQNLIDPDNIAGSMFTHMMISTSALGYNIDDTSTFRSGNQNDDQVQQMHNNTRAGYLDQTSQIELKESEIKINNGGFTGVEWHVADHSDGGIFDLTGNVDEAYWSQSQWPHHSDSSFNFHLP